Sequence from the Macaca thibetana thibetana isolate TM-01 chromosome 20, ASM2454274v1, whole genome shotgun sequence genome:
agaagaaacagaaaacttgtGAACACAGGTCACCTGAGATCATCTCgcttgaggaacagaaagaaagagtgaaaaaaatgaacagaaacccGTGACCCCCTGAAGCACGCTGACAGCGTCCACACAGTGGCAttgcagaagaagagaaaagcagaaacaacGGGTAGGACACAGCCTGACCATCTCAGGTGGATCAGAAACACGGATCTTACATCCAGGGCGCTCGGTGAACTCCAGGCAGGTAAACTCGGAGAAGAGCTGTGCTTAGACAAGTGGAAATCAGAACGTCGGACACGGAGACTAGAATTAGAGAACAGCGCTCTCTGTGTACAAAGCATTGTCCGGATCAGCAGCTCCATCGCCCCTTCACAGAACTCAGCACGTGAGGCAGGAGGCGGCTAGTTTCTCGTGATGAACATACAGTGTCCCCAGGTGGCCAACCATAGTGTGAGGACTTACCTGCCTGCTACGTCCTGCCCTGCCTGAGGCACCAGAGTAGGAAGGGACAGCCTGGGGGCTACACACAGGCCCGGTCTTGGTGCTAAGCCTGGGGAAGCGGTGGGGCTCCAAGCGGAGGAAAATGGCTCTGCTTTGTCGTCGGCCACTACCTCCCCCAACCCGTCCCCTGTGCCTGCCAGGACCTGGCCACACTGCTGGAGCAGATCGGGTGTCTGAAGTACCTGCAGGTGTTTGAGGAGCAGGACGTGGACCTCCGCATCTTTCTGACCCTCACTGAGAGTGACCTGAAGGAAATCGGCATCACGTGCGTCCAGAAGGGCTGCTCTGGCCCTCAGCCTGGGGTTGGGGCAAACTCCTGCTCATGTAAAGcgctcctgggaggctgaggcacgtccTGGTCATGTTCCCCCTGCAGGCTGTTTGGGCCCAAGAGGAAAATGACATCCGCCATTGCCCGCTGGCACAGCAGTGCCCGTCTGCCCGGGGACGCCCTGGAGCTGGCCTACGCCGACCGGCTGGAGGCTGAGATGCAGGAGCTCGCCATCCAGCTGCACAAGGTGAGTGGCtgtgggtgggggatggagggCAGGGCAACACCCCTGAGTTGGCCCCATCTCTGACAGATAAAGGTGGGCGCTGTGTGGAGGGGTCAGGTGGATGCAAGGGGAGAGGCCACAGAGGACAGGGCTATGGCCAGGGGTTTGGCTTGCCCGGCTACCTCCCAGCCTCCCGCCCCCTTGCAGCGCTGCGAGGAGGTAGAGGCCATGCGGGGCCAGGTGTGCCAGGAGCAGGAGCTGCGTGCCGTGGTGGAGAGCTGCCTGCTGGAGCAGGACCGTGCCCGCGAGGACCTCCAGGCCCACCTGCAGGAGACGTGGGCCCTGGCCCGGGACGCTGCCCTTGTCCTGGACCAGTTGCGGTGAGTGGCTCTGAGCTGGCCTGGGCTGGGTCTCCAGTGGTCAGCTGCCTGGCCCCTGGGCCCCCAGACATCTTTTCCTCCTGATTTTGTAACTGAGAGGTGGATTTCAGCGCCTGGAGCCACCCCCCCATTTCATCCAGGCCCTTCCTTCCTGCGGGCAGAGCCAGGCAGCAGTCGGGGTCGGGAATCTGCACCGCTCTCCCTTCTGCTCTTTAGCACAGCTTCGTGGGGCACTGGGCCAGCTCACGAAGGCCAGCTGCAGGGACAGGGCAGAGTCCCTCCCTCCCCTTGAAGGTCTGAGGTGGGGGCTCTGCGACGGCCAGGCCTCTgccctcaccagcacttgttccTGTGTCTGGTAGAGCCTGTCAAGCTGAGCTGTCATCCCGAGTGAGGCGGGACCATCCCCCTGGTGCAGCCACCCTGGGCCCAGGCCTCCCCGCAGCTGGTAAGAGCAGCGGCCTGACTCCGCACTGGGCAGAGGAGAAAGCGGGGAGCCCTGAAGCGGGGTTTGACCCAGCGGGTTTGGCCTGGTTCTCTGGCCGGCAGCCACTCTCCAGGTCCCTGTGTGCACATGATCCCAGAGTCCAAGGAGAGGGGGCCCTGGGCACCCAAGCCCACTTCCTCACCTGTGACGGGAAAACCGCCTACcccaggggtgggaggaggcatTGTGCCATGGCTGCCTGTGCTGTGCTGAGACCGCCAGTGAGTTCTACAGCCTCCAGCCAGGGCCCAGACCCGGGTCCCCACCGGCACAGCTTTGTCTTCTCTTGGGCTGACCCGGGCCTCGTAGTGTTTGCTTAGCCCGTGGGAGGAAGGGCACAACAGGGCTCCCCAGCCTTGGCCCTAGGAGGTCGCTTCGACACTGCCAGGCGGGTGGGGAGGCTCTGATCCAAGCAGCTTCTCCTGGTTGCATGGGCTCAGAATAAAGCAGGGcctgtggggacacagacccacaGCTAACTCCATCCTGCTACCACAGACGCCAAGGGCTGGCAAGTGTCCCTGCAGGCCATGAGCCTCCCCGAGCTCTCGGGAGCCCTGGAGGACCGTGTCCACGAGATGGGTGAGTCTCCGGGGACCAGACTTTGCTGAAGACTAAGAGCTCCTTGTTTccaagggaggcagagggaccCCTTTCCAGGGAAAGCAAGTTTGAGTCCCTCTACCCCAAGGCTGACCTCGGGGCTGGGGCCATGACGGCTGAGGGGCAGGTCACATCCTGCAGCTCAGAGCCCTGGGCAGCACTACCCAGTTCTACCaagcctgggagggagaggctcAAGGTCATCGTTCCTCAGGGCAAGCACTGTGCTCAGTGACCCAGAGCCTGGAGAAGCTGCAGGTGCTGAACGGGAAGAAGTGGCGGGAGCCCTAGCCCGCGGGCCGGTGAGTGTCTGCCAGCCTGCATCCCACGTGGCGGGAGCAGCAGGGCCTGTCTGGGCAGCTGCAGGTGTGCGTGCGCACCCACCTGTCCCCCTCTCTTCTTACCAGGGCTTTTTCTTTCAGAATCTGACGTTGGGTGATTGGTCCACCCTGAAGCTGTGTGCCAGGGAGTGAAGAGGACAGTAAGCAGGCAGCTGCCACGTGCAGCCCAGGCCCAGTGGGGGCCAGAGGATCAGGCCCCGGGAGCAGCCGGCAGACAGAGGCAAGACGGGGGCTGCGGCCCTGGCCGAGCACCTCGGGCCAGCACTGAGGCGGGACAAGGGTCTCACCCAGAACCTGGTGGTGAGGCCCAGAGTTCATGGGCTGCCCTGGCCCAGACCAGGCAGGGCCCTGGGGGAAAAGtatatccatacacacacacaggtgccaACTGAGGTGTGACCTTAGGGGTGAGGACTGGGGCGCCTGGAAAATGCCATttgttggaaaataaaattgaacagcTAGTGAAGGGCTCGGTTCTGGTCACATGACATGAGGCCCTGGCCAGTGCAGCAACCGTGACTGCCCTGTCCCCTGCTGCTCGGGAGCGCCTTTGCTCGGCGGGTGTCCCCTGCTGCTCGGGAGCGCCTTTGCTCGGCGGGTGTCCCCTGCTGCTCGGGAGCGCCTTTGCTCGGCGGGTGTCCCCTGCTGCTCGGGAGCGCCTTTGCTCGGCGGGTGTCCCCTGCTGCTCGGGAGCGCCTTTGCTCGGCGGGTGTCCCCTGCTGCTCGGGAGCGCCTTTGCTCCTGGAGCCCACGTGACTCAAGACAAGGCTTTGAGAGCCAAGAATATCCCCAGCCCGCCATAGGACAGGGCCTCCCCCGACATGTTGCCCTCACACCGAGCGCTGAGATGATGGCGCTGGGAACACCACCTCCCTCACCAGGCCAGGCATGGGCTGTGAACATTTTCTGACGATGCCACTGGAGTCTTTCCAGATGTGAGGCTGTAGGAGACCACGAGGGATGGCGCTGCTGCTGTCCTTCTGCATAGTAAGCCTGCGCTGCTACACCAGCCCCTGGAGCTGCTTGCAGATGATGGTGGTGTAGGGCGGGTTTGCAAAGCAGGTCAGCTCAGGTGCAGCCAGGGCCATCAGGATCAGGAAGGGGAGCCTTCCCTGAAGGTCTCAGCCCAGATACCCCAACCTGGCTGATGGGCACAGCGCTTATGCTGGGAGTGCCCCCAGTCAGCACTGGGGACAAACATGCCTCTGGCTGGGGCGGCTCCTCCGTCCCCCTAGGGCAGGAGGCCTGAGCTGGCTCCATCCAGAACCGAAACACACAGAGTAGCTGAGAAACACAGAGCAGCTGAGGAGTGACTTTATTGTCTTCTCCTTCGACAGCTTCGTCGTACATAGCTGGGCCCCCGAGGCCCTGACTGTCCCTGGGAACCAAGCCACGTGGGGTGAAGCTACTTTGAAACCTCACCCACAGTTCACACGTGGTGAAAGAGAAAATCTAGCAAAGTAAATCCAACAACCACCCAAATTAATTAACAGTATTAACTTCCTACCCCAAGTTGGCACTCCCCCAGGCTCTGAGCTGGCtcaggaaggaggcaggaatGCTGACCTAGACGAGGCATCCTCCACCCACACATCCCGTCTTCCGAGTGGCCCTGGAGCTGTGCGCAGTCCCTGTGGGCCTCCAGCAGCCGggatgagacacacacacaggagggtctgagcctgggaggctggagaggcaggCCCAGCGCGCCCAGACCACCCTGCTCTGCCTGAGAGGATGGGCTGGGTCCCAGCTGGCCTGGCCACCACCTAGTGACTGCTTGGGACAGTGGAGATGACAGGATGCCCCTTTGCCCTAGGCAGTCAGAAGtggggtacacacacacactctagaaGCCACACTTGGCAGGAATTCCCAGTCTTCCGGCCCAGGGGAGGGTGCCAGCAGCCCAGGCAGCCCTCAGGACGAGGCTGGGAGCAACTTCTCCAGGGCCTTCTTCTGCTTCTCGGTGGCCGCAGCCAGGGCCTCAGCCAGCTTCTCCTCAGGCATCATGTTGAGCACCTTGAGGGCAAAGAGGAGCTGGCACTTAGCCGTGCTCACAAAGGCGTTGCTCAGGAAGTTGGGGAAGCCTCCGACTCGGTCCTTCTGGGTGTACAGCGGGACCCGCACGAGGCCCAGCACCTGTGCAGACAGGAGGTAGGGGTTGGGGCCAGGCCTGCCACGCAATGGCACCCCCGGCAGGAGGGGCCTGGAAGCTAGGAGGCCAGGGTATGAGCAGCCAGCTTTGCCAAGGACTTaatgggagacccaggcaggaccTGGCAGAAGCCAACCAGCTCCCTTGGAGCAGtgcagccccctcctccccaAGCAAGTGTGGAGGCTGACCCCATGCACTTTCCCCTCGTACCTAGACCACCACCCGGGGTCCACACCCCATGCTTCCCGTCCACCCAACGAAGCCTGAACACCTGGAGTCCAACCCTTCCAGACCACAAAACACAAATACCAAGAGCCTTCACGCCCCCCATGAGGTTTCCAAGTTTTACGACCCCCGCTGTGCTCAAGTTTCCCAACTCCCCAAGCAAGCCCCGCTCCTcccccatcccttcctccccaccgatcccactccccactcccaggaTTGGCAATGGCAGCAGCAAGGCAGATGTAACACAGCCCTGAGGGAGCCCCAGCCCCGGCCCCCACCACCGCCCCTCCTCTCCCGGCCCCCCAGCCCCagacccctctccccaccccattgCTGGAGACAGCGACACCCGACCCAGCCCGGCCAGGGGACCCTCAGGAGACGTGTTACCCATCGGTGCCTTCCACGGGGCCAGAGCCAAACcccggggcggggggcggggcccGGGCGGCGGCCCCACCTCCAGGCCGTGGTCGCGCGAGTGCACCGCGCTGATCTCCACGGCGTGCAGCTGCTCCAGCGTCAGCTGCCGTGCGTACAGGTGCGCCACGACGCGGTGGGGGCCCTCGGTCAGGTGCGAGCTCAGGTAGTCGGCCTCGGTGAGGCGCAGgcagcccaggcccaggcccagcacCCGGTTCAGGCCGTCCTCCAGCGACCAGAAGCGCCGGTCCACGAAGCCCCCGGGGAAGCCCAGCAGCCCATCGAAACGCATCTGCATCTGCAAGGGAGCACGGGTCAAAGCCGGGGGATCGTCGGACGCCCCCGCCCCGGCCCGCCCGCGCCCGCTCCCTCTCCCGCTCCCGTCCTCACCAGCACCGAGAAGCGCATGGGGATGCGGCCGAAGAGCTGCCCAGGGTTGGCGGCGTACAGCATGGCGTGGCATGAGTGGCTCCAGCCCGGCCCCAGGCGCATCGCCTCCACCCGGCTGATCTGCTTCAGCTCTGGAACCGCCGCCGTCGACATCTTGGCACTGACCCCGTCCCCGTCGCTGCCACTTAAGAGCATGCGCGAGCCCGCCCCCGCCGCGCCTCACCAATCCGCGGGCGGCCGCACCCCCGGGTCCCGTTCCCCCGCCAATCGCCGGCGCACCCCGGACCGAGCCCCTCGCAGCGCCGCGGCGCGTCGTCGAGAGGTGCAGCGAGCGGTGTGCAAAGGAAGGCGGTGAGCGTCAGCCGTCACCCAATAGTCGCACACCCCGGGCGGCGGCCCCGCCTCCGACGGGATCGCCCAGTCGACTGGTCGGTGCCGTGGTGGCTCAAGGTTCACACTGTGGGCGACGAACATCTTCCTTGGCGCCCCAAAGCAGACAGCCGAAAATCCCTGCGGTTTCTCCACCCTCAATGGCGCCGATCCCCCTTGCGCTCACCCGTTTCTCCCCAGGAGGCGGACCTGGCCCGCATGGCCCTGTGCATCCGCAATGGCGCCCTTGGCACGACCACACAAGCCAGAAATGCTCCGGAGCCTTGCTCTGCCAGCGCCACAGGACCCGAGCCCGGAGGGCGACGGCCTTCATCTGCCACGCACGACAGCAGTCCCGACCTAGCCACCCTGCTGGCCGGCTCGATCCAGGACAGCACAggaagcagggccaggcagggcTTGAGCGCCCCAGTCCCCGAGTCCACGCTGGGTCAGGGCAGACGACTGGGAGCTTTGGGGCTCTGTGGACCCAGCTTGCTGAGCAGAAAGTGACTTAAATTCCGGGGCTGGAGCTTTCCAGCATCCTCCATGCCAGGCAACCCGTGCTGTTGGGGGAAGAGGGGCTTCCCCAATTTACGATGAGGAACTTGGAGCTCAGAGAGGGACAGAACTTGCCTAAGTACACCCAGCAGCTGGTGACAGAGACAGGATCCCGATTCCACAAGAGCCTGAGGTACTTACCTTGTGTTTGTCCTGGAGATGTCTCAGGCTCAGAAACATCAGAAACAGGCCGAGCGCGCGAGGTCCGCTGAACTCCATGATGGCAAGGCTCACCTCACCAGCAACAGGGCCCAAGGCCACTTTCCTCCCCACGGGGGGAATGGATTTGCTAAGTACATGAACCACCCGCCTGCACTCACAGCATGGgtgcccagggctggggcagagtcTCAGGAGAGCTGTGCAGTGAGGCCAAGCTCACTGGCACAGAGAAGGCTGCCTTGAGTGGAGCCAAGCAGGAAGAGAGGTAGGCAGAGGGTGGGCACTGGAAACTCACCTGTTAGGTCCATGGTGGTGTCAGATGTGGAGAATAAGAACCCAGAGAGGGCACCTCTGTCTCCTCCTATGGCCACCAGTGGGTCAGGGGCCACATGGGACAGCGGCCACATGGGACAGCTGCAGGCAGCAGGGGAAGTCCAGATTCCAGGGTGAGCGACCATGTCAGAAGGCGAGAGGGCAGCAAGGGGAAGGGTCCTTCCACCCAAAGAGGGCCCCCACCCCTAGGCAGCCAAGCCCTGCCAGTGCCCAGGGCCTGTGGGACGCCGGCGCACGGCAGGGGAGGCTCCCCTTGCTCCAGCCCCTTCCCAAGACCAGACATGAAAAAAAGTGCTGTGTCTGTTGGGAAGTAGATGGGGAGCCAATCTGGCCCATGCAAGCACCCGTCTGACACCCTGGGCACCCCTCTACCCACACTGGGATGGGGCCAGACCCAGGCGTGTCAGAGCAGCTGCAGGGTCCATGGGTGGCAGCCTTCTCAGGGCAGGCACTGATGGGCCAGAACATGGGCTTCCCCTCCAGCCTCACAGTCTTCAGTCGAAGAAGGGCTATGGTGGCAGCTTGACCTGCGCCAAAGGAGTTGGGGCCCTGAGTGGTAGGCGGTGGTGTGGTGGGTGCCCTGGGGCACTGGCCACTCCCTGGGCCGGGGAGCAGGGGCCGTGCAGAGGCCTGGGGCTGGGCTCCAGCCTGCAAGCCCACAACCATGGGTGGCTAGACCTGCTCCCGCCGTCCAGGCTCCACACACCAGCCACAGGGCTCTAGCACTGCCCCTCTGCTTGGAAACCTATTCTTAAAACTCTGACTCCCCCTTATAAAAACACTCCAGCAGCCCCTACAAGCTCTTCAGTATCTATCCAGCAGCCTTCACTCCAGCCAGGAGCTGTCCCCAGGGGACACACCAGGCTCACTCCTGCCACCTGGAACATTCTTCCAGGGCCAGCTCCTCCTCAGCCCTCAGGGCTGTTTAAGTCTCCTCGGAGAGGCCCTCCCTGCCGCCCGGTTAAGTGAGTCCTTGTACGGTTTCGTCTCATCACCACGCTCGCTTTCTTCCTAATAGTAACCACACCTGGCAGGATTCTGATGAGCTGCTGGGCACCTCACTGCCTGCAAGGCAGGGGCCTGCGGCCAGGCCCTCGCCCTCGGCTGTTCGACTGTTCCGCCTCCACTGACACACAGCAGGTACTTAGCAAACGCCTTGAAATAGCTGGGGCTAGAGATGGGGACAGAACGACAACTCACAGCTGGAGGCCCTGGGCTCCCGCACCACCTGTTCAGGAGACAGCCCAACCTCAAGGCTGTGGCTTCCCTCCAACCAGACAACCAGCCCTGACAGGGATGGCTGGGAGCTGCCCGTTCTCATTAGCCCTCACCTTGCTCACTGCCCCGGAGGGAAGCCGGGCAGAGGCCATGGAGCTGCCAGGGTGTGGGAGCCACCACCAACCACCCAGCGGCAAAACTCCGGGTCAGGAAATAGCCACAATCCCGAGGGCTGcacccagaggaaggagcagacagGATATTGCTGCATGattttattactataaatatacagtaaaaaCGAACCAACGGTGAGCCCATCTGAACACATCAGACGGCAGCACATGGAAGTCCCAGCAGGCCACTCTGCGGCCCAAACTTCACGCAGAGCTCTGGCACCAGGACCGATGGCCAGAGGCTGGGGCTTTGGTCAGGGGGGTggtgcagggtgtgtgtgtgcgtggggCGGGAGAGGTGCGTGGGGCGGGGAGAGGTGTGTGGGGCGGGGAGAGGTGCGTGGGGCGGGAGAGGTGTGTGGGAGATGTTCGGTCCcagtacacacacatgcatgggAACATGTGCATTGAGTATGTGCGTGTATGGTGAGAGcatgtgtgagcgtgtgtgcatgtgtgaacgTGTGCATGTAAGCATGTGCGAGTGGGCGTGCATGTGTGAGCGTGTACAGGTGAGAGCATGTGCGTGCGTGTGCACGAGCAGGAGGGGTGGCTGGCCTGGGTGTGGGGACCGTGCTATTCACTGCTGGGTCTCCCCCAAGTGCCCACTAGGCAGAGCTTGTGCTCAGAGCCACCGTGAGCCTCAGGGGAGGGCACTGAGCTGCCCCAAGGCTGTCCTATCCACAGGCCCGGCTGCAGGGCAGCCCTCTGGGGCCAGGGAGCAGCACACACCTTCCCGGCCCAGGGCTCTACTGGGACAGCTCCAGCCCTGGGTCACCAGGCCCAGGTACTCTCCCTTTGCACATCTGCTGCCCAGGAGTTTTaccttacaaaaaaaaacaaacgaaaaaaaaaacaggatgaaGTCGCCCAGAGGCCAAGCCTCCCAGCTGGGACCCCACTCCCCAGCGTGCTGCTGGCTCCCTCCTCCCCAAGCCAGTCCTGCCACAGAAGCCTGCTATAGAACCAAATCAAAGAGATCTGCAAGggcgccgggcacagtggctcatgcctgtaatcccagcactttgggaggccaaggcgggtggatgacctgaggtcaggagtttgagaccagcctgaccaacatggagaaatcccttctctactaaaaatacaaaaaaagtagccgggcatggtggtacatacctgtaatcccagctactcaggagcctgaggcaggacaataactagaacccgggaggcagaggttgcggtgacctaagatagcgccactgcactccaggatggacagcaagagtgaaactctcccaagaaaaaaaaaaaaaaaaaaaaaaaaaaaaaaactgcaagggGACATTCCAATGGCAAAGGGGAACAAGGAGGCCGCCAGGTCCTCCCTGGCAGTAGCCTGTCGAACAGAAGCCCCCGCACCTGGAGAGACCTGGTGATGTCACCAAAGCCAGCACCATGAGAAGGTATGGAGCTGGGTGACAAGGTCACTGGATGCTGGCAGCCGCTATGTCTACGCCCCTCGATCAGGCCCAGCACCGGGCTGAGATACTAACTGCCCAGGGCGGCACCCGTGCACCCCATGCCCCGAGCACTGAGGGCCCCAGCGGAGACGCACCAGAGAGGGCACTGAGGCCACGCAAACACGGCAGAGGACAAAAAGCAGCGACAGCCAGGTCGCCACAATGAGACGTAGGGTGGGCGGACAGGCACTGTTTCCTTCATTGACCGTGCCTGGAGCCCCCCACTGCCCCTGAACATCTGTGAAGACAGTGCTTCAACCACTGGTAAATCTCTTTTGCAGGTCTGCTGAGTTCTTGGGGCAGTGACCGCAGTGTTGCGGGGGCAGGCAGAGCCAGCACAGGCCGCACGtgggcagccccagccccagccgcTCAGCCCGCGGGACCCTGGGGAACCAGGGCTCTGAACGAGGGATGGAAAGCTGCTGTCCTTCATCTTGTACCAGTTACAAATATATCAACTGTAGAAAAGGGAGACTTGGAGGGAACAGTCCACTGTGCTCTTTGATCAAGGGTCACCATGGCCCCATGGAGCCTGGTGGCCACAGGGGGCATGCAGACAGGAGAGGCCGGCTAACACCGGGGTCCGGGGCAGCCCCTCGGCAAAGTCTGGGGAGCTGAGGGCTCCATGCTGCCAGCTTGGCCAGGCTCTCAGAGTGGGGTCAGCTCGGCGGTGCTGGGATCGGGGCTGGGGCCACCAAGTGGAGGCCAGGTGGGGCTGGTGGTGCCGAGGCCGTGGGCCATCTCCATGGAGGTGGGCCATCCTGCAGgtgggagcagagggaggggaggagggtcaCACTCGGATGCTTGGTCCCGCGCCACCCGCTCCTACCCATCTGGAGCCCCCCCAAGGGGCTGGGCCATCCGGCACCCCCACTCCCGCCGCCCGTGGCCAGAACAGCAGATTCACTCAGATGAGAGCACACCGAGGGCCGGAGGACTCCCCGGCTGTGCCAAATACGCTGTGTCCCTCTCAGGACAGACGACCCCACCTCCCCCGACACCAGCAGCAGAGCTGCAGCCCCGTGTCAGAATGCGACAGCACCGTGGCTGTTGCCCTCTGGGTCTCCTGCCCTTGCCCTGGTTAGTTTCCTGGGATGTAACAGCCGCTGTCCTGCCAAGGTCCTTTGGCTGGGTTAGTGGAACTCAGTCAGCCTAGGGTGCAGGGGTGGGGAGCAGCCCTGGATGAGAACAGCCTGTGCTCACAGTGGGCCCCAGGTGGCTGCTGCAAGGCAGAGAGAGGAGCCTCCCACAGAGCCCCAATACCCAGACTGGCCTGCACGATACCGCCAGGCGCTGTCCCCGAATAGGTCTGGCGTCCCTGGGGCTTGGGCAACAGTGTTGGTGCGGAGCCTGGGATGGGGCCAGCATGGCCTCAGGGCTGCCCGATACCCAGCCACCAGCCCTGACGCATGGCTCCCAGTAGACATGGCCCAGGCCCCACTCTCAGGTGAAGGGCGGCTATTTTTTTCGGGGACTGTGACGAGACCAGGGTTCCGAGGCTGTGAGCCCTGTTCTAGAACACACCGGCACTCCCGCCTCTGGAAGCTTGACCTGAATCGTAACATTCGCATAGCACCTTCCACCGACGCGCTGGCCGGGCCCCTCTGAAAGGTGCTGAGTGTCGTTTCAATCTAGGGGTATGATGGCTCAGGA
This genomic interval carries:
- the NUDT16L1 gene encoding tudor-interacting repair regulator protein isoform X1, with amino-acid sequence MLLSGSDGDGVSAKMSTAAVPELKQISRVEAMRLGPGWSHSCHAMLYAANPGQLFGRIPMRFSVLMQMRFDGLLGFPGGFVDRRFWSLEDGLNRVLGLGLGCLRLTEADYLSSHLTEGPHRVVAHLYARQLTLEQLHAVEISAVHSRDHGLEVLGLVRVPLYTQKDRVGGFPNFLSNAFVSTAKCQLLFALKVLNMMPEEKLAEALAAATEKQKKALEKLLPASS
- the NUDT16L1 gene encoding tudor-interacting repair regulator protein isoform X2 — its product is MLLSGSDGDGVSAKMSTAAVPELKQISRVEAMRLGPGWSHSCHAMLYAANPGQLFGRIPMRFSVLMQMRFDGLLGFPGGFVDRRFWSLEDGLNRVLGLGLGCLRLTEADYLSSHLTEGPHRVVAHLYARQLTLEQLHAVEISAVHSRDHGLEVGPPPGPRPPPRGLALAPWKAPMGAGPRAGPAVHPEGPSRRLPQLPEQRLCEHG